GATCCTGGATGCACAGGCAACCGACGTGTTGTTCCTTGAGGCGCGCACCGCCAATAGCTGGGCAGACGGCGAGATCAGCGAGCAGACGCTGCAAGCCATCTACGCCCTGACCCGGATGGCCCCGACGGCCATGAACACCCAGCCGCTGCGCATTTCCTGGATCCGCTCCGCCGAAGCCCGCGCACGTCTGGTGGCGCACATGTCCGAGGGCAACCAGGCCAAGACGCTCACGGCCCCCCTGGTTGCCGTGCTCAGCTACGACACCGACTGGCACGAACTGATGCCCACCACGGCACCGCACGCCGCCGGCATGATTCCCACTTTTGCCGCCAACCATGCCCTGCGCCAGGGCATGGCGGCCAACAACGCACACATCCAGGCCGGATTCTTTATCATGGCAGCCCGTGCCGCAGGCCTGGCAGCCGGACCCATGGGCGGCTTTGACGCCTCAGGGATCGACGCCGAATTCAACTCCGGCACGCAGCGCAAAGCGTTCCTGGTGGTCAACCTGGGCCGGCCCAACGGTATTGTGGACCGCGATCGCCTGCACCGCCTCGAGTTCGACGCGGCTACGCAGACGCTCTAAGCGGCTGAGCCGGTGCAGCTCACGGCGAGGTGGAACAGATCGAAGCCGCAGGCGCGCCAGCCAGCCTGTCCTTGGTCCATGCGATCAGATCCCCGCCCGCGCAGGTCCTGTGCCACCTCGAGCGGGTACGGGATGGGCTAACTCGGCGTGTTCTTGCGCAATCTCTGGCCAAGGGTCCCGTGGCTGGGTGCTTGGCAACGGTGGTTTTGTCCTTCTCGATGGCTATGTTGGGCATATTTTCCGCCGGTCCAGAGCGCGCCTTGCCCGCCCTCGCGGCATCCGGCACATTGGCTGGCTTGATGAAGGTCTTTACGACGGCGTTGGCCAGCGCCGCTGAGGATGAGTGCCGCTGCCATGAAGACAGGAAGCACGGTAATGGTTCCACCCACCCAGAGCGTGACTCACCAAGGCGCCGGGGCCAGTAGGCCGGAGAGGGCGCGGGTTCCGGAGATGATTTTTGCGGCAAGCATGGGCTGCCCAGCATTCCCTAGATCTACTTGCCCAGCAGCATTCCCTGCCTCGTCTGAAATGGCCGGTCACCTCGGTCAATTTCGCCTTATTTGGTAGCGCGGTTCAGTGGCGCTTCGGTGCGCTTGTATGCTCGGAGTCTTGGAGTTCGGCAGAATCCGCCCCAACGGCGGCAACCTGCAAGCCATGACTCAGTTCTTCGGTGCGTTCCAAGGCGCGGCTACGTGCCGCGCCCATCATGAACATGATGATCGCCAGCATGGCTACGAGCCAAAACACCACGATGATGGTGATGAGCAGCCAAAACGGCATTCGAATATCTCCTTGAACAACAACAAATGTATGAACCCCAGTTACCACAACTATACAGTTGCCGGTTGTGAGCCCCCTCAGCGCGCACTGTGAACATGCAGGGAGATCCGCATCACGCGCTCCTGGCCTAGACTGGCCAGATGAACGCTCAAGCGCCCGCCCCCGTCACTGTCACGGTCACCGGGGCCGCCGGTCAAATTGGTTATGCACTCCTGTTCCGCATCGCCTCCGGGGCCATGCTGGGCCCGGACGTGCGTGTCAAACTAAATCTGCTGGAAATTCCGCAGGCCGCCCAAGCTGCCGAGGGGACACTGCTGGAACTCCAGGACTGCGCCTTTCCCCTGCTCGCCGGGATGGAGGTCTTTGAGGATCCCGTCAAGGCGTTCGACGGCGCCAATATCGCCATGCTGGTCGGTGCCAGGCCGCGCGGACCGGGAATGGAACGCGCCGATCTACTCAAGGCCAATGGCGGGATTTTCTCCGTGCAGGGCCAGGCGATCAACGCCGGCGCTGCGGCGGATTTCAAGGCAGTGGTGGTGGGCAACCCGGCCAATACCAACGCGCTCATTGCCGCCGCTCACGCCCGGGACGTGCCGGCGTCGAGGTTCACCGCCATGACCCGGCTGGACCATGACAGGGCGGTGGCCCAGCTGGCGGCCAAGACCGGGGCGCCGGTCTCCGCCATCAGCAACCTGGCCATTTGGGGCAACCACTCGGCCAGTCAATACCCTGACATCACCCACGCCACAGTTTCCGGACAGCCCGCCACCGAGTTGGTGGACCAGGGCTGGATTGCCGACGAGTTCATCCCCCGTGTGGCCAAGCGCGGCGCCGAGATCATCGCGGTGCGCGGCGGCTCCTCGGCGGCGTCGGCCGCCAACGCAGCCATCGAACACATGCGTTTGTGGGTGCAGGGAACCCCGGCGGGCGACTGGACGTCCATGGCGGTCCCCTCCGACGGCTCCTACGGCGTACCGGCCGGCATTGTCAGTTCCTTCCCCGTCACTACCAGCGGCGGGGACTACACCATTGTGCCGGACCTGGCCATCAGCGAGTTCTCCCGGGCACGGATTGACGCGTCGGTTGCGGAGCTGTTGGCCGAACGCGACGCCGTTGCGGAACTGGGGCTGTTCTAGGGTCCGCCACTACCTGAAGGACTCTTGCGGCTGCTACTTCTTCCGGCCCCAGATAAAGTAGGCGATGGGCCCGGCAAAATTGATGAACGACGCCGCTACCCACGCAGGCTTGGGACCGTTGACTTCCTGCGGCTTGCGTTGGGACAGGTCCCGCAGCGCAGCAAACTGAAGTGCGATCTGCGCGCACCCCGCAACGACAATCCTGGTCTTGGCTCGCTTGCTCAGCTCGTTCCAGTGTTTCTTGGCTGCCATGACTGCTCCTTGAAGGTTGGCTGTGCGAACGGCCTCAGTCTAATGCTCCACAGTGGATTCAAACACCCACGGCAGTGACGTGATCGTGAGTCGGTGGCGGGCACCGCGGCGTGCGGGCTGCGGGTAGTCCGCGTCGCCGCGCCACATGACACCGGTGGGCGGCTCGGGGGTGGAGGGGATGGCGTCGTTCTTCACCTCTTGCGGCAAAAAGTGGCTTTCGTAGGAGAACGGCGTCGCCATCGCGGTCCGGGCCAGCGCGTCCCTGACTGTGGCGAATTTACCCAGGTGGTGCAGGGTGACCCAGGTGGGCGGCGCCAAGACCATGGCCCCGGCGGCGTGCCGGGCAAGGGCCTCTGCGGGAGTCAACCAGGCGTAGTGTTCATGTTCGCCGGGGTTCAACACCACCTCCGAAGTGGGGGCTTGCGCGATGGAGAACCAGGTGCGAAAACGGCGCGGAAGCCGTTGCATGGGTGTCCACAAGGAAAGCTGGACAAGGTCCTGGGCCTGGAGCTGCTGGCCCGTTTCCTCGGCCAACTCCCGCAGCCCGGCCACCTGCGCCGCAGCGATGATATCCAGTTGCTGGCCGTCTGGACCGAGGCGGTCCATCGGATCCACCTTGCCACCGGGAAACACCCACGCTCCGGCGAAGGCACTGCTGGCGCCCGGCCGCTCAAGCATCAACACCTCAAGACCGGCATTGCCGTCGCGCAGCAAAACCACCGTGCACGCATCTTCCAGCGGAGCCAGTGGCACGTCATTTCCCATGGGCCAACCATAGTCCCCACTGGCCCCCTCACCTCGTACCTCGGCCAAGGAACCCTGCCAGCGTGGCCCCACCCACCGACACCCTCACCTCGTACCTCGGCCAAGGAACCCTGCCAGCGTGGCCCCACCCACCGACACCCTCACCTCGTACCTCGGCCAAGGAACCCTGCCAGCGTGGCCCCACCCACCGACACCCTCACCTCGTACCTCGGCCAAGGAACCCTGCCAGCGTGGCCCCACCCACCGACACCCTCACCTCGTACCTCGGCCAAGGAACCCTGCCAGCGTGGCCCTGGAGAAATAGTCATTGCCCCTGGCTATACACGCGAGTAGTCTACAATCCATGAGTACAGCACCAGAGGATCTGACGGGCCGGGCACGGCTGCGGGACGCCGCCATCGAGTGCTTCGCAGCGGGCGGTTTTGGCGAGTCGCTGCGGGCCATTGCCGCACGGGCAGGCGTCAGCGCGGGCTTGGTACGCCATCATTTCGGGTCCAAGGAAATGTTGCGCGCCGAATGCGACGCCACCGTCCTGGCCCGCTACACCAAGCTGAAGACGGAGAGTCTGAACTCGGACCCCAAGCAGCTGTTCGCGCAGTTCCCGGCCTCCAACGAGGCTGGGATCCTGCTGGTGTACATTTTGCGCAGCGTCCGTGAGGGCGGAGCGGCAGGGCGGGAGTTCATCGAGCAAATGGTTGCCGAAGCCCTTGGATTTACCCGAGACGCCGTGGCGCGGGGGCTGGTTGTCCCCAGTCGCGATGAGGAAGCCCGCGTCCGTTACCTCACCTATCAAGGGATCGGTGCGCTCGTGGTCAGGCTCGCCATGAACCCGGATACGCCACTGGATGATTTCCAGGCAGTCATGGGGCAGTTCTACACCGATTCCATGCTGCCCACCCTTGAACTGTATACGGAGGGCCTGTTCACCGACAGGACCTACCTCGAGCAGTACCTCGAATACGTTGCAGCCACCAACAACCCGCCCGCGGGCCTCGCGGGAGAACCGTTGTCACTGTAAGGAAGAACCATGTCACCCACTACTGCGGCCATCGAGGTCGCCGGTCTGCGCAAACGATTCGGGCGGACCACCGCACTGGACGGCTTGGACCTGATCGTGGACCAGGGAACCGTTGCAGGATTCCTCGGGCCCAACGGATCGGGCAAGTCAACCACCATCCGCATCCTGCTGGGACTGCTCAGGAACGACGGCGGCACCGCACGCCTGCTTGGAGGAGACCCCTGGGGTGACGCCGTGGACCTCCACCGGCGGATTGCCTACGTGCCTGGTGAGGTCAGTCTCTGGCCCAACCTGACGGGCGGGCAGGCCATCGACATCCTCTCCCGGCTGCGCGGTGGCGTGAACAACGCCAAGCGGGACGCCCTGCTGGAAAGCTTCAACCTGGACCCTAGCAAGAGGGCCCGCAGCTACTCCAAGGGAAACCGGCAAAAGGTGGCCCTCGTGGCTGCTCTGGCCTCCGACGCGGAGCTCTTGATTCTTGACGAGCCGACGTCGGGCCTAGACCCGCTGATGGAGGAAGTCTTCACCGACTGCATTCGCGAGGTCAAGGCAGCTGGGCGCAGCGTCCTGCTCTCCAGCCACATCTTTGCCGAGGTTGAGAAGCTGTGCGACACCGTAACGATCATCCGGGACGGACAGACCGTTGAGGCGGGCCAGCTGGAGGAGCTTCGCCATCTGCACCGGACCGTGGTTTCGGTGGTGCTGGACCGTGACGCCAAAGTGCTTTCCGTCGTCGCGGGTGTGAACGACCTCGTCACGGACGGAAGCAGAGCCACCTTCACCGTGGGTGAGGCAGAGCTTGGCGGGGTGCTGACGGCCGTCTCTGCCTATGCTCCCCATTCCCTGGTTGCCAGCCCACCATCCTTGGAGGATTTGTTCCTGCGCCACTATGGCGGGGTGGGCAAGCGCGACACGACCTCGGCCCAGCAGGCTGCGACAGCGCAGAAGGCGGGTGCGCTATGAGCGTCGCAGCTGCCCCGGCCCGTGCCGCCTCACGGAGCACGTCGCGGTCGGGGATCATGACGGGCTTTTGGATCAGCGTGCGGTTCATCCTGCGCCGCAATTGGCTACGGCTGGTCATTTGGGCGGCCGTGCTGGCCGTCATGATTCCCGTGGTCTACGATTCCCAGCAGCAGGCCTTCCCCACCCAGGCTGCCCGCAACGCCTATGCCCAGGTGGCGAACACCCCGGCCGTCGCGGCCATGACGGGCCTGCCCTACGCGGCAGGTTCATTGGGCGGAATCCTGGTCATCAAGATCTGGATGACGCTGGCTGTGGCCCTGGGCTTTGCCTCGATCTTCTTAGTGACCCGCAACGGCCGGGCGGACGAGGAGTCCGGGCGGACCGAGCTGCTACGCTCCTCGGCGATGGGCCGTCACGCCTACAGCATGGCCAACTATGCGGTGGTGGGAGGCCTGAGCGTTGTGAGCGGTGCGCTGATTTCACTGCTGTGTCTGGCCGAAACGCTGCCCACGGCCGGCTCGCTGGTCATGGGTGCCTCAATCGCCGGAACAGGGTTGGCGTTCGTGGGCATTGCCGTGATCTGCGGGCAGCTCAGTTCAACCAGCCGCGGGGCCAACTCGCTGGCCGTCGCCATCCTGGCCGTATTCTATTTCATCCGGGCCGCAGCTGACCTTCAGGCGAATGGCGGCAACGTGAACGTCATCAGCTGGTTCTCACCGATCGGCTGGGCACAGAACATGCGCCCCTTCGGCCAGAACACCTGGTGGCCGCTACTGGCACTCCTCGGGCTAGCCGTGGCAGGCTGCGCCCTGGCCCTCCGCATTGAAACACGCCGGGACCTAGGCATGGGCATACTGCCCGAACGCCGGGGCAAGGCCCGGGCGAGCGAGTTCCTGATGCACCCTGTGGGGCTGGTCCTTCGCCTGCAGCGGGCGCCACTGATTGGCTGGATGGTCGGAGCCGTGGTGGCCGGGTTGTTCTTCGGCACCGTGGCAAAGGCCATGACCACGGTCCTGGAACCGTCGAACGCCTTCGCCAAAGCGTTCGTGGGCGAATCCTCCAACATGCTCGACGGCATTCTGGGGGTCTTCGTGTTGTTTACCGCCATGCTGGCCGGGGCCTTCGCCGTCCAATGCATCACCGGCGCCCGCACAGAGGAGGCCGAAGGCAGGCTAGAGTCACAGCTGGCCGGGGCCTTGTCCCGGTCCACCTGGCTGTGGGCCAATGTGCTGGTTTCCGCCGTGGGGTCCGCGCTGATGCTGTTGCTGGGCGGCTACCTCACGGGAGTCTCCTCCAACGGGGCAGCCACGGGTTCCCAACTGGCCGGGGCGGCGTTCGCCTACTGGCCGGCCGTCTTGCTCATGATGGGCGTGCCGTTGTTCCTCCAGGGCTTCGCGCCCCGCCTCAGCGCCAGCCTGGGCTGGGCCGTATACGGGATTTCCGTGGTGGTAGCCATGTTTGGCGGACTATTCTCGCTGTCCGAATCGGTCATTGCGGCCACCCCGTACGGTGCGGTCCCCCGGCTGATGACGGAGAACTTCACGGCCCTACCCATCCTGGTGCTGTCCGCCATCGCGCTGGCCCTCGGCGTACTTGGGTTCTGGCGGTTCAGCAACCGTGACATCATCCCGGAGTAGGCTGCCGGGCACCTTGCACGGGCAGTCGGGCGGAGCGCAGGAAACGGGCATAGCCAATAAAGTACATCCACCATTGAAGCGCAGCAATGAAGGAGGAACCATGGAACAGGCAACGTTGGGAAAGGCACTGGAATTGGAGCACCGGCAGATCGACGGCGGTATTGAGTCGTATCTGGCCGCCGCGGACGGCGAAGCTGCCGATCCGGCACCGCTGCGGACCGCACTCGCCGGATTGCGCCGCCACATTTACCTCGAAGAGCAATTCCTGTTCCCACCTTTACAGGCTGCAGGGCTCATGGGACCCATTTTCGTCATGCTGCGCGAACACGGCGCACTTTGGCGCGCCATGGACGCCGTTGAGGCGTTGCCGTCCAGCCCCTTAGGCACTACCGCCATCCGTGACGCCTGCACCGCCTTGCTGGCACTTCTTGACGCCCACAATTCCAAGGAAGAGCCCATCATCTACACCCAGGCCGACAAGGTATTGGATGCCGCGGCAAGCGCCGAACTGCTGGACTTTCTGGCCCAGGGTACGGTACCGGATGGCTGGGTCTGCGCCGCGGTTTGACCCCGATTCCCGTCGCCAAGAAAACATAAATGTTCAGCATCTTCCCCACCAAACACCAGTCAGCGGTGTCAAAATGAGACCATGGGAAACACGATGGATTTCACCGCTGCGGGCCAGCCGTTTCAGGCGTACCAGGCAGAACCCCCCGGGTTGGTCCGCGGCGCGGTGGTGGTGATCCATGAAATTTGGGGGCTCACCGACCATGTCAAGGACATCGCCGACAGATTCGCCGCTGCCGGATACCTCGCCGTGGCACCAGACCTCATGGGCTTGGCCGGGCTGGATGCAACCTTGCTGGCTGAATTGGGAGCCGACCGCTCCGACCCGGCGAAACTCGCCTCCGTCCAGCCCAAAATCAGGGCTGCCACCGAACCCCTACGTTCCCCGAAGGCGGCTTTGGCGATCGAGGCGGGCACGGCTGCCGTGTTCAACTACCTGCAGTCAAGCGCCGAGGGGGCCGGAAGAACCGCCGTCGTCGGCTATTGTTTTGGCGGCACTTATTCTTTTGCCCTGGCGGTCTCGGAACCCCTGCTCGCGGCGGCTGTACCGTATTATGGCCAAGCCAACTACTCGGTCCCTGAATTGGCGGACATCACCTGCCCAGTCCTTGCCTTCTACGGCGAGGAGGACCATGCGTTGACAGACGGCCTGCCGGATTTGATCGCCCGCATGCAAGAAGCGAAGGTGGACTTTAGATACACGGTCTTCGCCGGCGCGGGGCACGCCTTTTTCAATGACACCAACCCCATGACGTACCGGGCGGAACCGGCCAGAATCGCATGGGAGGAGACGCTGGAATTCCTCGGCAAGGTATTGGCCTAGGACCCCCGATGGGCGGAAGTTTCAGGGACGCTGGCGTGCCTGAAAGCAGTTCAAGGTTGCCGCGATCTGAACAAGGAAATCATCCACCGCGTCGTGAGTTTGGCGAGCAAATCCCGCGGGACTGCCCACGTGCAAGACATTGGCCACGCCACCGCCGTGGAGTTTGCAGCCTCAGTTGTGTGCCCGCTCAAGAGCTGAAAGGGGCTCGGTGCGTTACTGCACCGGCAGGCAACGCACCGCGCTAGGTGAAAGCACACCCGGACGACGCCGTGCGCCGCTTTCGCCCGCAGCTGCGCGCTAACGCCTAGCTGCGGAACCTAGCCGCCGGCGGCCGCTGCGAGCATGGCCCGTGCCAGGGGACCGCCGGTTACGGCACCCAGGTCCCCGTCCTCAACAAATACCGCAACGGCAATGTCACCTTGGGCGGCGATCACCCAGGAGTGTGTACGCGGCGGGGTATCGGTGCCGTACTCGGCGGTGCCAGTCTTGCCGATCGCGGCAGTGCCTGACAGGTCGGCGAGGATTCCCAGGTAGCCGTCGGTCACCACTGCGCGCATCATGGTGCGAAGATCGCCGGCTTCCTTCTCCGTCAGCGGGGCACCCCCGGCAGGTGTGGCCTTGCCGTCGCGACCGTCCACCAGTTGCGGAACCACCGTGGTGCCCTTGACCACCGAGGCCATCAGGGTCGCCATGGCCAAGGGTGAAACCTGCACCTTACCCTGCCCGATCATGGAGGCTGCGTGCTCGGTTCCGGCGGAGTCCCGAGGCACGGCTCCGGTGAACGCGTCAAGGCCCAAGTCATTGGTCAAGCCGATTCCGAGGGCACCGGCCGCGTCCGCTAGCTTGTCCTGCGCCAATTTATCGAACTGCGAAACAAAGGCCGTGTTGCACGAGTGCGCCACGGCCGTGGTCAGCGTGATCTCACCCGTGGCCGACGCCGCATAGCCCGGGGCGTTGAAGAACTTCTTGCCGTCGGCGGTGAACTCCGGGGTGCAGCTGACGGTTGAGGTGGGGTTCATGCCCAGCCGGAACAGGCCCAGCGATGTGGCGATCTTGAACGTGGATCCGGGCGCATACTGGCCCAGGAACGCAGTGTTGTAGCCGTTGCTGTCGGGCCCGTTGGCCGAGGCCAGGATGGCGCCGGTGGATGGGCGCAACACCACGATCGAACTCGGCGTCTTGACCCCGGCCAAGGAGTCCTCGGCGGCCGTCTGCAAGGTCGGCACCAATGTGGTCTTCAGATCCTGGCCGTTGACGGGCGCCTCTGAGAACAGGATGCGCGGCGGTGCGGGATTAGCAACAGGTGACGTCCCGGCGTCGGCCGTGCCAGCGCTGGGGCTGGCACTGGGGGAAGCGGTGGATGCGGCGGGGGCCGCCGTGGCCACGACGGTGACCCCGGGAGTGCCGGCGAGCTGGGCGTCGAAGGCGGCCTGCAGCCCACTGGCGCCCACGGTTTGCCCGGCAACCACCTGTCCCTTGGACTTTTCAATGTCTTCGGCGCTGGCCTCACGGACGGTGCCGAGAATGGCCTGGGCGAAGGACCTCGACGGCGCCAGCGGCAGGGTTCCGGGGGTCGCAAGGAAGCCCTTGATGCCCGTCAACGCGGCCTGATCCAGCGCGTCAAAAGCCTCCACACGCAAGGTGATGGCATCGACGAACGCTACCGGCCCATACGCCTTGACCTTGGCAAGGTACCCGGCCGTGTCAATGCCGACCACGGCGGCTAGGGCGTTCGCTGACGCCTCCGCTTCGGCGTCGCTGAGGCCAGCCTTGTTGATTCCCACGGTCTTGACGGGTCGGTCCTTGACGATCGCTTCACCGTCCGCGGCCAGGATGCTGGCCCGTTG
This region of Arthrobacter alpinus genomic DNA includes:
- a CDS encoding malonic semialdehyde reductase, whose translation is MSIDIAQEINVQDELILDAQATDVLFLEARTANSWADGEISEQTLQAIYALTRMAPTAMNTQPLRISWIRSAEARARLVAHMSEGNQAKTLTAPLVAVLSYDTDWHELMPTTAPHAAGMIPTFAANHALRQGMAANNAHIQAGFFIMAARAAGLAAGPMGGFDASGIDAEFNSGTQRKAFLVVNLGRPNGIVDRDRLHRLEFDAATQTL
- a CDS encoding malate dehydrogenase, whose amino-acid sequence is MNAQAPAPVTVTVTGAAGQIGYALLFRIASGAMLGPDVRVKLNLLEIPQAAQAAEGTLLELQDCAFPLLAGMEVFEDPVKAFDGANIAMLVGARPRGPGMERADLLKANGGIFSVQGQAINAGAAADFKAVVVGNPANTNALIAAAHARDVPASRFTAMTRLDHDRAVAQLAAKTGAPVSAISNLAIWGNHSASQYPDITHATVSGQPATELVDQGWIADEFIPRVAKRGAEIIAVRGGSSAASAANAAIEHMRLWVQGTPAGDWTSMAVPSDGSYGVPAGIVSSFPVTTSGGDYTIVPDLAISEFSRARIDASVAELLAERDAVAELGLF
- a CDS encoding PLD nuclease N-terminal domain-containing protein, whose amino-acid sequence is MAAKKHWNELSKRAKTRIVVAGCAQIALQFAALRDLSQRKPQEVNGPKPAWVAASFINFAGPIAYFIWGRKK
- a CDS encoding NUDIX hydrolase, whose translation is MGNDVPLAPLEDACTVVLLRDGNAGLEVLMLERPGASSAFAGAWVFPGGKVDPMDRLGPDGQQLDIIAAAQVAGLRELAEETGQQLQAQDLVQLSLWTPMQRLPRRFRTWFSIAQAPTSEVVLNPGEHEHYAWLTPAEALARHAAGAMVLAPPTWVTLHHLGKFATVRDALARTAMATPFSYESHFLPQEVKNDAIPSTPEPPTGVMWRGDADYPQPARRGARHRLTITSLPWVFESTVEH
- a CDS encoding TetR/AcrR family transcriptional regulator, whose protein sequence is MSTAPEDLTGRARLRDAAIECFAAGGFGESLRAIAARAGVSAGLVRHHFGSKEMLRAECDATVLARYTKLKTESLNSDPKQLFAQFPASNEAGILLVYILRSVREGGAAGREFIEQMVAEALGFTRDAVARGLVVPSRDEEARVRYLTYQGIGALVVRLAMNPDTPLDDFQAVMGQFYTDSMLPTLELYTEGLFTDRTYLEQYLEYVAATNNPPAGLAGEPLSL
- a CDS encoding ABC transporter ATP-binding protein, which translates into the protein MSPTTAAIEVAGLRKRFGRTTALDGLDLIVDQGTVAGFLGPNGSGKSTTIRILLGLLRNDGGTARLLGGDPWGDAVDLHRRIAYVPGEVSLWPNLTGGQAIDILSRLRGGVNNAKRDALLESFNLDPSKRARSYSKGNRQKVALVAALASDAELLILDEPTSGLDPLMEEVFTDCIREVKAAGRSVLLSSHIFAEVEKLCDTVTIIRDGQTVEAGQLEELRHLHRTVVSVVLDRDAKVLSVVAGVNDLVTDGSRATFTVGEAELGGVLTAVSAYAPHSLVASPPSLEDLFLRHYGGVGKRDTTSAQQAATAQKAGAL
- a CDS encoding ABC transporter permease, which gives rise to MSVAAAPARAASRSTSRSGIMTGFWISVRFILRRNWLRLVIWAAVLAVMIPVVYDSQQQAFPTQAARNAYAQVANTPAVAAMTGLPYAAGSLGGILVIKIWMTLAVALGFASIFLVTRNGRADEESGRTELLRSSAMGRHAYSMANYAVVGGLSVVSGALISLLCLAETLPTAGSLVMGASIAGTGLAFVGIAVICGQLSSTSRGANSLAVAILAVFYFIRAAADLQANGGNVNVISWFSPIGWAQNMRPFGQNTWWPLLALLGLAVAGCALALRIETRRDLGMGILPERRGKARASEFLMHPVGLVLRLQRAPLIGWMVGAVVAGLFFGTVAKAMTTVLEPSNAFAKAFVGESSNMLDGILGVFVLFTAMLAGAFAVQCITGARTEEAEGRLESQLAGALSRSTWLWANVLVSAVGSALMLLLGGYLTGVSSNGAATGSQLAGAAFAYWPAVLLMMGVPLFLQGFAPRLSASLGWAVYGISVVVAMFGGLFSLSESVIAATPYGAVPRLMTENFTALPILVLSAIALALGVLGFWRFSNRDIIPE
- a CDS encoding hemerythrin domain-containing protein; translated protein: MEQATLGKALELEHRQIDGGIESYLAAADGEAADPAPLRTALAGLRRHIYLEEQFLFPPLQAAGLMGPIFVMLREHGALWRAMDAVEALPSSPLGTTAIRDACTALLALLDAHNSKEEPIIYTQADKVLDAAASAELLDFLAQGTVPDGWVCAAV
- a CDS encoding dienelactone hydrolase family protein gives rise to the protein MGNTMDFTAAGQPFQAYQAEPPGLVRGAVVVIHEIWGLTDHVKDIADRFAAAGYLAVAPDLMGLAGLDATLLAELGADRSDPAKLASVQPKIRAATEPLRSPKAALAIEAGTAAVFNYLQSSAEGAGRTAVVGYCFGGTYSFALAVSEPLLAAAVPYYGQANYSVPELADITCPVLAFYGEEDHALTDGLPDLIARMQEAKVDFRYTVFAGAGHAFFNDTNPMTYRAEPARIAWEETLEFLGKVLA
- a CDS encoding penicillin-binding transpeptidase domain-containing protein, whose translation is MHIYVREPMIRRTSALLVVLALVFTGTACSPVKDDGSTTAKALAAALASHTVGEIVFDKPGAEVQKELSELSKGIDPVWPQVSVDSVVPGDGDTVRVSLNYAWNIPKLAKPWTYKTGADMKRDGDAWTVTWTPEMLEPSLKAGERLAIETMYGQRASILAADGEAIVKDRPVKTVGINKAGLSDAEAEASANALAAVVGIDTAGYLAKVKAYGPVAFVDAITLRVEAFDALDQAALTGIKGFLATPGTLPLAPSRSFAQAILGTVREASAEDIEKSKGQVVAGQTVGASGLQAAFDAQLAGTPGVTVVATAAPAASTASPSASPSAGTADAGTSPVANPAPPRILFSEAPVNGQDLKTTLVPTLQTAAEDSLAGVKTPSSIVVLRPSTGAILASANGPDSNGYNTAFLGQYAPGSTFKIATSLGLFRLGMNPTSTVSCTPEFTADGKKFFNAPGYAASATGEITLTTAVAHSCNTAFVSQFDKLAQDKLADAAGALGIGLTNDLGLDAFTGAVPRDSAGTEHAASMIGQGKVQVSPLAMATLMASVVKGTTVVPQLVDGRDGKATPAGGAPLTEKEAGDLRTMMRAVVTDGYLGILADLSGTAAIGKTGTAEYGTDTPPRTHSWVIAAQGDIAVAVFVEDGDLGAVTGGPLARAMLAAAAGG